From the Micromonospora echinospora genome, the window GGCGGGCGGGGGGCGCGTGGTCACCTGGCAGTCGTAACACCTCCGCGCCGTTCGACGAGTCGTTATCGGCGGAAGCCGGAGCCGGTGATGGGCCGGGAGGTTCTTGCCCACCACCGGGGGCCGGCGGGACGATCGTCCGGTGACGAATCGATGGGGTATGACGGTCCCGCTCTCCGGAGTGCCGCTGGCCGACCACGCCACGGTGTACGCGGCCCTGGAGCGGGCCGGGTTCACCGACGTGTGGTCGGCCGAGGTCAACGGCACCGACGCGGTCACACCGTTGGCGCTCGCCGCCGCCTGGCAGCCCCGGTTACGCCTCGGGACGGCGATCACGCCGGTGTTCACCCGGGGGCCGGGCCTGCTGGCGATGAGCGCGGCGTCGCTGGCGGAGGCCGCGCCCGGGCGGTTCAGCCTCGGCATCGGCGCGTCCTCCCCGACGGTGGTGCGGGACTGGAACGCGGTGCCCTTCACCGAGCCGTTCCGGCGCACCCGGGACGTGCTGCGCTTCCTGCGGGCGGCGCTGCGCGGCGAGACGGTCGACGAGGTGTACGACACGTTCACCGTCCGCCGGTTCCGGCTGGAACGCCCGCCCGCCGTGCCGCCGCCGATCCTGCTCGCCGCCCTGCGGCCGGGGATGCTCCGGCTGGCCGCCGCCGAGGCCGACGGGGTGATCCTCAACTGGCTGACGGCCGAGGACGTGCCCACCGTCGTCGCCGCGGCCGGCGAGCGGCGACCCGGCTTCGAGGTGGCGGCCCGGATCTTCGTGTGCCCGACCGAGGACGCCGACCACGCGCGCGCCCTCGGCCGCCGGTTGATCACCAGTTACCTGACCGTGCCGGCGTACGCGGAGTTCCACCGCTGGCTGGGGCGGGAGCCGGTGCTCGGCGGGATGTGGCGGGCGTGGGCGGCGGGGGACCGGCGCGGGGCGGGCGCGGCGGTGCCCGACGAGCTGGTCGACGCGCTGGTGCTGCACGGCTCACCGGAGGCCTGCCGGGCCGGGGTCCGCCGGTACGCCGAGGCCGGCGTGGACGTGCCGGTGCTGGCGCTGCTGCCCACCCCGGAGCTGACCGGCGGGGGCGCGCCGGCCCTGGCGGCCCTCGTCAGCCGACTCGGCCCGCCGCCGTCGGACGGTGGCAGTCGGGCGGGAAGCTGACATGGACCTGACCGACCGGGTCGTGGTCGTCACCGGCGGGGCCGGTGGGATCGGGGCGGCGTTGGGCCGGCGTCTCGTCGCCGAGGGGGCCGCCGCCGTGGTCCTGGCCGACACCGCCGCCGACCGGGTGCGGGCGGTGGCCGACGGGATCGGACCGACCGCGCACGCCG encodes:
- a CDS encoding LLM class F420-dependent oxidoreductase, producing MTVPLSGVPLADHATVYAALERAGFTDVWSAEVNGTDAVTPLALAAAWQPRLRLGTAITPVFTRGPGLLAMSAASLAEAAPGRFSLGIGASSPTVVRDWNAVPFTEPFRRTRDVLRFLRAALRGETVDEVYDTFTVRRFRLERPPAVPPPILLAALRPGMLRLAAAEADGVILNWLTAEDVPTVVAAAGERRPGFEVAARIFVCPTEDADHARALGRRLITSYLTVPAYAEFHRWLGREPVLGGMWRAWAAGDRRGAGAAVPDELVDALVLHGSPEACRAGVRRYAEAGVDVPVLALLPTPELTGGGAPALAALVSRLGPPPSDGGSRAGS